A region from the Alosa sapidissima isolate fAloSap1 unplaced genomic scaffold, fAloSap1.pri scaffold_501_ctg1, whole genome shotgun sequence genome encodes:
- the LOC121700855 gene encoding WD repeat-containing protein 53-like, protein VHTEINGLSFNDTGTMLAAGDDSGDVRIVEVQNGKVVRTLRRHTNICSSVAFRPQRPQSLVSAGLDMQVLLWNLQKTRPLWAVDLQDSHEQAEQAGRPGQLFNPPLAPSASSCGDLLACAAEDGRLHLLRVGTGSHLDHQGALQGHSQGASQAHFVHFLPHPYWLLSAGNDGLVALWDVSAHARPPEAKASNSSRPPASRRKARIRPKGRRPPATATPLGEEHAGGPQSAAAGEGVCEGAEAGVCGAGPGTQESTGPALSFTHTDKVNWVCPALLQGTPSVVVADQSADLYVYPLTL, encoded by the exons gtacacactgagATTAACGGGCTGTCGTTCAACGATACGGGCACCATGCTGGCTGCGGGTGACGACTCGGGCGACGTGAGGATCGTGGAGGTGCAGAACGGGAAAGTTGTCCGCACGCtgcgcagacacacaaacatctgcTCATCTGTCGCCTTCCGACCGCAAAGACCGCAAAGCCTGGTGTCTGCTGGACTCGACATGcag gtgctGCTGTGGAACCTGCAGAAGACTCGGCCGCTGTGGGCAGTGGACCTGCAGGACTCCCATGAGCAGGCGGAACAGGCGGGTCGTCCCGGTCAGCTGTTCAACCCCCCGCTGGCC CCATCCGCCTCCTCCTGTGGGGATCTGCTGGCCTGCGCTGCCGAGGACGGCCGTCTGCACCTGCTGCGCGTGGGCACAGGGTCTCATCTGGACCACCAGGGGGCGCTACAGGGCCACAGCCAGGGCGCCTCGCAGGCCCACTTCGTCCACTTCCTGCCGCACCCCTACTGGCTGCTCTCCGCCGGCAACGACGGCCTGGTGGCCCTGTGGGACGTCAGCGCTCACGCGCGCCCCCCGGAGGCCAAGGCCAGCAACAGCAGCCGACCGCCAGCCAGCCGCAGGAAAGCCAGAATCAGGCCGAAGGGCCGACGCCCACCAGCCACAGCCACGCCCCTGGGGGAGGAGCATGCAGGAGGCCCACAGAGTGCAGCCgcgggggagggtgtgtgtgagggggccgaggcgggtgtgtgtggggcaggccCAGGGACACAGGAGAGTACCGGACCCGCTCTCAGCttcacacacacggacaaagTGAACTGGGTCTGCCCCGCCCTGCTCCAGGGCACACCCAGCGTGGTGGTGGCCGACCAGAGCGCCGATCTATACGTGTACCCCCTGACCCTCTAG